In Fibrobacter sp. UWB15, the following proteins share a genomic window:
- a CDS encoding AI-2E family transporter, which translates to MRRIWTIDRVMRLVIMAAGVGILLWVLHYLSGVLAPFFAAFLIAYIFDPLVTKIQNKVRFRIIAVIVVLTLMILVVGGALWLFIPMVVGEIRHLGELIPKLFNDSTWAERLSMFVPKNLWQEIKTFISWNKVAVAMQTLDFWNAAQSVAGKVLPSAWNVLAKTSNLFVWLSGAILIFMYLVFIMLDMPKLRGGIKKLFPTRYKEGASDFAKKMDVFMGSYFRAQSLVALTVGILYAIGFGIIGLPMGVAFGLFSGALNMVPYLQLATIPVALLLAVVYALDKGMPFWEVAAIVAAIYLVVQIIEDMILVPKIVGSSMDLPPVGILLSLSIWGKLLGFLGLIVAIPFTCLCLVYLDKIQKKADTIVESEGEPPPEA; encoded by the coding sequence ATGCGTAGAATTTGGACTATTGACCGTGTGATGCGGCTCGTGATAATGGCTGCCGGCGTTGGCATTCTGCTTTGGGTATTGCATTACTTGAGTGGTGTGCTCGCTCCGTTTTTTGCGGCGTTCCTGATCGCCTACATTTTTGATCCGCTGGTTACAAAAATCCAGAACAAGGTCAGGTTCCGCATTATCGCTGTCATAGTAGTGCTTACGCTCATGATTCTTGTGGTGGGTGGAGCCTTGTGGCTTTTTATCCCGATGGTGGTGGGCGAAATCAGGCACCTTGGCGAATTGATTCCAAAGCTGTTTAACGATTCCACGTGGGCCGAACGCTTGTCGATGTTCGTGCCGAAAAACTTGTGGCAAGAAATAAAGACGTTCATTTCTTGGAACAAGGTTGCCGTCGCTATGCAGACTCTCGACTTCTGGAATGCGGCGCAGTCCGTGGCCGGAAAGGTTTTGCCGAGTGCATGGAACGTGCTTGCCAAGACTTCTAATTTGTTTGTGTGGCTCTCCGGTGCAATCCTTATCTTTATGTATCTCGTGTTCATTATGCTTGATATGCCTAAGCTTCGCGGCGGTATCAAGAAACTGTTTCCGACAAGGTATAAAGAGGGCGCGTCTGATTTCGCAAAGAAGATGGACGTGTTCATGGGTAGCTATTTCCGTGCGCAATCCTTGGTCGCGTTGACGGTTGGTATTTTGTATGCAATCGGTTTTGGAATCATCGGACTGCCTATGGGAGTCGCCTTTGGACTTTTCTCTGGCGCGCTCAACATGGTGCCGTATCTGCAGCTGGCGACAATCCCTGTGGCCTTACTGCTGGCAGTGGTCTATGCTCTTGACAAGGGAATGCCCTTCTGGGAAGTGGCCGCTATCGTTGCTGCGATTTATTTGGTGGTGCAAATTATCGAAGACATGATTCTTGTCCCGAAGATTGTCGGATCGTCGATGGATTTGCCGCCCGTAGGCATTCTCCTGTCGCTTTCTATCTGGGGAAAGTTGCTTGGTTTCCTCGGCTTGATCGTTGCGATTCCATTCACTTGTTTGTGTCTGGTGTACTTAGATAAAATTCAGAAGAAAGCAGACACGATTGTAGAGTCTGAAGGCGAACCACCGCCCGAGGCTTGA
- the dusA gene encoding tRNA dihydrouridine(20/20a) synthase DusA produces MNLDFNRRLSIAPMLDCTDRHERYFLRLLSKHILLYSEMVTTNALLHTDPDQFLRHQEFEYPAVLQLGGSNPADLAKCSKMVEESGFQEVNLNCGCPSDRVQNGNFGACLMKDKNLVADCFKAMQDAVSIPVSIKCRIGVDEFDSWEFFRDFVGTIADAGCRVFIVHARKAWLKGLSPKENREVPPLHYDFVHKLKAEMPQLNISINGGIKTLDQTLEQLLDLDGVMVGREAYENPWFLLDADERIFNDTSAKKPESRKALLEAYLPYVEMEAARGTPATILVRHIYGLFNGKPGARKYRQYLGENAPKTNNPAEMIRRAMDLVTEP; encoded by the coding sequence ATGAATCTTGATTTTAACCGCAGATTATCTATCGCCCCGATGCTCGACTGCACCGACCGTCACGAACGGTATTTCTTGCGGTTACTGTCGAAACACATCCTGCTTTACAGCGAAATGGTGACGACCAACGCGCTGCTGCATACCGACCCGGACCAGTTCCTGCGCCATCAGGAATTCGAATACCCCGCGGTGTTGCAGCTGGGCGGCAGCAATCCTGCCGATTTGGCCAAGTGCAGCAAAATGGTCGAAGAATCGGGATTCCAAGAAGTCAACCTGAATTGCGGCTGCCCTTCGGACCGCGTGCAGAACGGAAACTTCGGTGCCTGCCTCATGAAAGACAAGAACCTGGTCGCCGACTGCTTTAAGGCGATGCAAGACGCCGTGAGCATTCCCGTGTCTATCAAATGCCGCATCGGTGTCGACGAATTTGACTCTTGGGAATTCTTCCGCGACTTTGTAGGCACCATCGCCGATGCGGGCTGCCGCGTGTTCATTGTTCATGCCCGCAAGGCGTGGCTCAAGGGCTTAAGCCCTAAAGAAAACCGCGAAGTTCCTCCGCTACACTACGACTTTGTGCACAAACTAAAAGCCGAAATGCCGCAACTAAACATTTCGATTAATGGCGGCATCAAGACGCTCGACCAGACGCTTGAACAGCTTCTGGATTTAGACGGCGTAATGGTTGGCCGCGAAGCTTACGAAAATCCGTGGTTCCTGCTCGATGCCGACGAAAGAATTTTCAACGACACTTCCGCAAAAAAGCCCGAAAGTCGCAAAGCGCTGCTCGAAGCCTACCTCCCCTATGTGGAAATGGAAGCGGCCCGCGGAACACCCGCCACTATTTTAGTGCGCCATATTTACGGGCTCTTTAACGGCAAACCAGGTGCTCGCAAGTACCGCCAGTACCTCGGCGAAAATGCCCCCAAAACAAACAACCCCGCGGAAATGATCCGCAGGGCTATGGACTTGGTTACAGAACCTTAA
- a CDS encoding tetratricopeptide repeat protein has translation MAKVVQITAENFETEVAQASETRAVAVLFSSAEYPDCAPYSQLLGSLSTSMDFTLGVVSCDERENMQLIQAFRVRSVPEVHIVEKGQIADVIQGVLPEADLKKRLEKFFVSDEARFQMALEDAIAQKNFDQALPMLDEALAKTPDDKKLQLLWAKASLGMGDTEKAKEVLAKFTEADDQYREAKSLLELLDFHAEAAKKDVQGKEAIVYHEACKLACSEDFESALQAFLNLYVEAPEWNDGAAKKAMLTLFGVLGPKHELTWKYRAKLNTMMFI, from the coding sequence ATGGCTAAAGTTGTACAGATTACCGCTGAAAATTTTGAAACCGAGGTCGCGCAGGCCTCTGAGACCCGCGCCGTAGCAGTCCTTTTCTCCTCTGCAGAATACCCCGACTGCGCACCGTATTCCCAATTGCTGGGCTCGCTTTCGACCAGCATGGACTTTACGCTTGGCGTCGTGAGTTGCGACGAACGCGAAAACATGCAGCTGATCCAGGCGTTCCGCGTGCGCTCGGTGCCCGAAGTTCACATTGTCGAAAAGGGCCAGATTGCAGATGTAATCCAGGGCGTGCTCCCCGAAGCAGACCTCAAGAAGCGTCTCGAAAAGTTCTTCGTGAGCGACGAAGCACGCTTCCAGATGGCCCTGGAAGATGCCATTGCACAGAAGAATTTTGACCAGGCGCTCCCGATGCTCGACGAAGCGCTTGCCAAGACCCCCGACGACAAAAAGCTGCAGCTCTTGTGGGCCAAGGCAAGTCTCGGCATGGGCGACACCGAAAAAGCCAAGGAAGTTCTTGCCAAGTTCACCGAGGCCGACGACCAGTACCGCGAAGCAAAATCGCTGCTGGAACTCCTTGACTTCCACGCCGAAGCCGCCAAGAAAGACGTGCAGGGCAAAGAAGCGATCGTGTACCACGAAGCTTGCAAGCTCGCCTGTAGCGAAGATTTTGAAAGTGCCTTGCAGGCATTCCTGAACTTGTATGTAGAAGCTCCGGAATGGAACGACGGCGCCGCGAAGAAGGCGATGCTTACTTTGTTCGGAGTCTTGGGTCCGAAGCACGAACTCACGTGGAAATACCGCGCCAAACTCAACACGATGATGTTTATCTAA
- a CDS encoding ATP-dependent RecD-like DNA helicase — translation MVLEGSVKSITFHSPQNGFTVLRLIDSSTKKVVVVTGTLPELSVGENLRFEGDWGRHPKFGEQFQAKHFEIVETQSNNLEAYLGSGLFLGIGPKTAKAIVETFGDELRDILDYEPDRFRAKKIKGLSAAKVEQFLASWQENRHSRETLLFLYNHDITGSVAKKLWMKFGQDTISKIRENPYILCEEIWGIGFLKADEIAMKVGVPKDSPMRLQEAILYSLQEASLSDGHCYLPSNDLIGRTLKNLRIDVTDDDAIQNLLEQFKRICEAGRIKRHGEDCFYPPLDNAEQKIAEIIKRRLNENELPTYGFERELVDWEREHKFSFHPVQREAIRLATAHKICIITGGPGTGKTTILKGILHLARKMGENILLAAPTGRAAKRMGDCCGEKAYTIHRLLDVDPVTKKFNKNEFNKLDCNLLVVDEFSMVDTWLAASLLDAVPETARIVFVGDADQLPSVGPGNVLNDLLQCPRIPSVRLQHIFRQSGDNDIADKAAKINQGITPAPIEGPNFHFVPFETPEEAKLHLQRLIAAGVRSKIDIDLKTDLQILVPMRKGPLGIIELNPFLQNLLNPGVPRHKMVGIEWSVGDRVMQIKNNYDKNVFNGDVGIVYSIYKEKRKIAVFFDEKLITYQDDELDELQLAYACTIHKSQGSEYPAVIVILDSSHYVMLQRNLIYTAITRAKGHVWILSAPGAFHQAVRNNRSTRRYTRLKERLG, via the coding sequence ATGGTTCTCGAAGGTTCCGTCAAGTCCATTACCTTTCATAGTCCGCAGAACGGCTTCACCGTGCTGCGGCTTATTGATAGCAGTACCAAGAAGGTGGTGGTCGTTACGGGAACCTTGCCTGAACTTTCCGTAGGCGAAAATCTGCGTTTCGAAGGCGACTGGGGACGCCACCCTAAATTCGGTGAACAATTCCAGGCCAAGCATTTCGAAATCGTCGAAACGCAAAGCAATAATCTGGAAGCCTACCTCGGCAGCGGGCTTTTCCTAGGAATAGGCCCCAAGACGGCTAAGGCCATCGTCGAAACTTTCGGCGACGAACTTCGCGATATTCTGGACTACGAGCCGGACCGTTTCCGTGCCAAGAAAATCAAGGGACTTTCGGCCGCGAAGGTAGAACAGTTCCTTGCGAGTTGGCAAGAAAATCGCCACAGTCGCGAAACCTTATTGTTCCTGTACAATCACGACATCACGGGCAGCGTCGCGAAAAAGCTGTGGATGAAATTCGGGCAGGACACCATCAGCAAAATCCGCGAGAACCCCTACATTCTCTGCGAAGAAATCTGGGGAATCGGATTCCTGAAGGCCGACGAAATTGCGATGAAGGTGGGCGTCCCCAAAGACAGCCCCATGCGCCTGCAAGAGGCGATTCTTTACTCGCTGCAAGAGGCTTCACTTTCGGACGGACACTGCTACTTGCCGAGCAACGATTTAATCGGCCGAACCCTCAAGAATTTGCGCATCGATGTCACCGATGACGATGCCATCCAGAATCTGCTGGAGCAGTTCAAACGCATTTGCGAAGCGGGCCGCATCAAGCGCCACGGCGAAGACTGCTTTTACCCGCCGCTCGACAATGCGGAGCAGAAAATCGCCGAAATCATCAAGCGCAGACTCAACGAAAACGAATTGCCCACTTACGGCTTCGAGCGCGAACTCGTCGACTGGGAACGCGAACATAAATTCAGCTTTCACCCGGTGCAGCGCGAAGCCATTCGCCTCGCCACCGCCCACAAGATTTGCATTATCACCGGCGGTCCAGGCACTGGCAAGACGACGATCCTCAAGGGAATCCTGCACCTGGCGCGCAAAATGGGCGAAAACATTCTGCTCGCCGCCCCTACGGGCCGCGCGGCCAAGCGCATGGGCGACTGCTGCGGCGAAAAGGCCTACACCATTCACCGCCTGCTCGATGTCGATCCCGTCACCAAAAAATTCAACAAGAACGAATTCAACAAGCTTGACTGCAACTTGCTCGTCGTCGACGAATTCAGTATGGTTGACACCTGGCTTGCGGCCTCGCTCCTCGACGCCGTTCCCGAAACCGCCCGCATCGTGTTTGTCGGCGATGCCGACCAGCTCCCGAGCGTGGGCCCGGGCAACGTCCTCAACGATCTGCTGCAGTGTCCGCGCATTCCAAGTGTGCGCCTGCAGCACATCTTTAGGCAATCCGGCGACAACGACATCGCCGACAAGGCCGCTAAAATCAATCAGGGCATCACGCCCGCCCCGATCGAAGGCCCAAACTTCCACTTTGTCCCGTTCGAAACGCCCGAAGAAGCCAAGCTCCACTTACAGCGACTGATCGCGGCCGGCGTGCGCTCCAAAATCGACATTGACCTCAAAACCGACTTGCAGATTCTTGTCCCGATGCGCAAAGGCCCGCTCGGCATCATCGAGCTGAACCCCTTCTTGCAAAACCTGCTGAACCCGGGCGTTCCGCGCCACAAGATGGTCGGCATCGAATGGAGCGTGGGCGACCGCGTCATGCAAATCAAGAACAATTACGACAAGAACGTCTTTAACGGCGACGTCGGAATCGTCTACAGCATCTACAAAGAAAAACGCAAAATCGCCGTCTTCTTCGACGAAAAACTCATCACCTACCAAGACGACGAACTCGACGAACTGCAACTCGCCTACGCCTGCACCATCCACAAGAGCCAGGGCAGTGAATACCCCGCCGTCATCGTGATTCTCGACTCCAGCCACTACGTGATGCTGCAGCGCAACTTAATCTACACCGCAATTACCCGCGCGAAAGGCCACGTGTGGATCCTTTCGGCCCCCGGCGCCTTCCACCAAGCCGTCCGCAACAACCGCAGCACCCGCCGCTACACTCGCCTCAAGGAACGACTGGGCTAA
- the nadA gene encoding quinolinate synthase NadA gives MTAEELYKRLSTIQPGAVLCTYSMEKCEQMLPLINEINELKKERDAVILAHSYVAPEIILGVADYDGDSFKLSQDATKVSAKTIVFSAVRFMGETAKILNPTKDVLIPGPLTGCSLADSITGAEVKALREKYPDHTFVCYINTTADVKANCDVCVTSSNVMKIVSSLENDKIVFVPDGLMGQNLIDEMQKRGIKKEIVLHSGCCYVHETYDSELINFFRSQNPGLKVVSHPECHPGVALLSDYVGSTGQMVNYIKEQPEGTPFLLLTECGLNARMQYEFPNKTFIGSCSMCKYMKSNSLENILETLRHPEKAQHVELDEATRVAAKKCIDAMFYYAAK, from the coding sequence ATGACAGCAGAAGAACTCTACAAACGTCTCAGCACCATTCAGCCGGGCGCCGTCCTTTGCACCTATTCCATGGAAAAGTGCGAACAGATGCTCCCGCTCATCAACGAAATCAACGAACTGAAGAAGGAGCGCGATGCCGTGATTCTCGCCCACAGTTATGTGGCCCCCGAAATCATCCTGGGCGTTGCCGACTACGACGGCGACAGTTTCAAGCTGAGTCAGGACGCCACCAAGGTGAGCGCAAAGACGATCGTATTCTCTGCCGTGCGTTTTATGGGCGAAACCGCCAAGATCTTGAACCCGACCAAGGACGTGCTGATTCCGGGCCCGCTTACGGGTTGCAGCCTCGCCGACTCCATTACCGGCGCCGAGGTCAAGGCTCTCCGCGAAAAGTACCCCGACCACACCTTCGTGTGCTACATCAACACTACCGCCGATGTAAAGGCGAACTGCGACGTGTGCGTCACCAGCAGCAACGTGATGAAGATCGTTTCTAGCCTCGAAAACGACAAGATCGTATTCGTGCCCGATGGTCTCATGGGCCAGAACCTGATCGACGAAATGCAGAAGCGCGGCATCAAGAAAGAAATCGTGCTCCACAGCGGCTGCTGCTACGTTCACGAGACCTACGATTCCGAACTCATCAACTTCTTTAGGAGCCAGAATCCGGGACTCAAGGTGGTGAGTCACCCCGAATGCCACCCGGGCGTCGCCCTTTTGAGCGACTACGTAGGCAGCACCGGCCAGATGGTGAACTACATCAAGGAACAGCCCGAGGGCACGCCCTTCCTGCTGCTCACCGAATGCGGTCTGAACGCTCGCATGCAGTACGAATTCCCGAACAAGACATTCATTGGCAGCTGCAGCATGTGCAAGTACATGAAGTCGAACTCGCTCGAAAACATTCTGGAAACACTCCGTCACCCAGAAAAGGCGCAGCACGTAGAACTTGACGAAGCGACCCGCGTTGCCGCCAAGAAGTGCATCGACGCGATGTTCTATTACGCAGCTAAGTAG
- a CDS encoding carbon starvation protein A, with product MITFLIGIAILIGGYFTYGKFVEHVFGPDDRKTPALENPDGVDRVPMAHWKNVLIQLLNIAGIGPVIGVILGIKFGAIVFILLPLGNVLGGAVHDYFSGMVSMRNNGYNVPALSRKFLGKGPAKVVMTLISVALILVGAVFTNTPAALINTPILAGSAVSPTLFWVAVACIFAYYFASTFFPIDKIIGRIYPIFGALLILASLAIFVGIVPKLNVLDEFCFSDIMSNFHKHPAGQPIIPMLFVTIACGIISGFHSTQSPLVARTEVTERTGRQTFYGMMIIEGLIGMIWAAGGMFIYHQMPELLTGASGVKVLSVLVSTVIPWAPISILVVVGVIVLAITSGDTSLRSLRLTIAELTGMEQTSIRNRLLLTVPMFAICAIIIFWSNLNPEGFNILWNYFSWSNQLMAVCSLCVATVYLRSKKKNFWIALIPCMFMTFITCDYILWVSPENLKGAPLGFGLDYKTALVIALHDAVILGFLLCTRGKTLTKMEGFDPDRWNPELDEGKVPKAQ from the coding sequence ATGATTACATTCCTGATCGGTATCGCGATTCTTATCGGCGGATACTTTACTTACGGAAAATTCGTTGAACATGTCTTCGGCCCCGATGACCGCAAGACTCCCGCCCTCGAAAACCCGGATGGCGTTGACCGCGTTCCCATGGCGCACTGGAAAAACGTCCTTATCCAGCTTTTGAACATTGCAGGCATCGGTCCTGTGATTGGCGTGATTCTTGGCATCAAGTTCGGCGCCATCGTGTTCATTCTGCTCCCGCTCGGAAACGTGCTCGGCGGAGCGGTCCACGACTATTTTAGCGGCATGGTCAGCATGCGCAATAACGGCTACAATGTGCCGGCACTTTCGCGCAAGTTCCTGGGCAAGGGTCCAGCCAAGGTCGTGATGACGCTTATTTCGGTCGCCCTGATTTTGGTGGGCGCCGTCTTCACCAACACGCCTGCCGCTTTGATTAACACGCCAATTCTTGCTGGTTCTGCCGTATCGCCCACTTTGTTCTGGGTCGCGGTCGCCTGCATTTTCGCCTACTACTTTGCGAGCACCTTCTTCCCCATCGATAAAATTATCGGACGTATCTACCCAATTTTCGGTGCACTCCTGATTCTTGCCTCCCTCGCCATTTTCGTGGGAATCGTCCCGAAACTGAACGTTCTCGACGAATTCTGCTTTAGCGACATCATGAGCAACTTCCACAAGCATCCGGCTGGCCAGCCGATTATCCCGATGCTCTTCGTGACCATTGCTTGCGGTATCATTAGCGGTTTCCACAGCACGCAGAGCCCGCTTGTCGCACGCACCGAAGTCACCGAAAGAACGGGTCGTCAGACGTTCTACGGCATGATGATTATTGAAGGCCTGATCGGCATGATCTGGGCCGCCGGCGGCATGTTCATTTACCACCAGATGCCGGAACTCCTGACTGGCGCTTCGGGCGTCAAGGTCTTGAGCGTCCTCGTTTCTACCGTGATTCCCTGGGCTCCGATTTCGATTCTCGTTGTCGTGGGCGTGATTGTCCTTGCTATCACCAGTGGCGACACGAGCCTGCGCAGCCTACGCCTCACGATTGCAGAACTCACCGGCATGGAACAGACCTCCATTCGCAACCGTCTGCTCCTTACTGTGCCTATGTTCGCCATTTGCGCCATCATCATCTTCTGGAGCAACCTGAACCCCGAAGGATTCAACATCCTGTGGAATTACTTCAGCTGGAGCAACCAACTCATGGCCGTGTGCAGCCTTTGCGTGGCCACGGTTTACCTGCGTAGCAAAAAGAAGAACTTCTGGATTGCACTCATTCCGTGCATGTTCATGACCTTCATTACTTGCGACTATATTCTTTGGGTGAGCCCCGAAAACCTGAAGGGAGCTCCGCTGGGCTTCGGTCTCGACTACAAGACCGCCCTTGTAATTGCCCTGCACGACGCCGTCATTCTCGGATTCCTGCTTTGCACTAGGGGCAAGACGCTCACCAAGATGGAAGGTTTCGATCCTGACCGCTGGAACCCCGAACTGGACGAAGGCAAGGTCCCCAAAGCTCAATAA
- a CDS encoding TonB-dependent receptor, which yields MRTTSFFKTVQSAVLGCYVLIGGVFCSAFAEPSGDSLEDVSVISAKPVAVDDATPVQDLGLSDVVGEVPAIQTRNASYTEITAAAWEGKSLTAADLLATLPGIQSYKQGGLGSFQTVSVRGIAARNILICVDGVPLNDASGGAVNLASVDLNQMEKIEVYKNNVPAKFGVSGLGGAINFVTKNAVKKGGRVLAAYGNHNTWEGSFQVAAPVTDSIMFASSFATRHSDNDYEYLNRNGTQYNDDDDYMATRENAQYTDVSGNVQFRMLHGNGYFSTLSVTASRFEGGNPGKEEQQTKVAKFVGESALIRYGLESDSYFDDRLFLYGGLSARVDKNLSSAYYPLDHIGYGNNRFMEYGAATYKVVPEISADFTPIERLKGSARIAGEWERAEARGDSKEWSLDRWTLMGSGDLYYQIFKYGGLGGEGSVQFLKDELNDGVFVQPSGSHFLEDAADREATFAGRFYTRLGASESPLTGEVSIGRFYQQPALMELYGTFPGALSNPNLKREKATKFEAAGLYKFPGKHTTLRAAYFESHIQDGICWVISVELLRAENVARSLVRGAEFELNSSPSKFLDVLLRATFQKTEDRSNSNTYHGNMLPGEPARDYFAEATLHLPLHFDFAWTSQWRSVIYSDRANKMDQPAVATHRANLAYYPFDKTRLTFTVDNITDEKYRNFYTPFPMPGREYKFTIIQGF from the coding sequence ATGCGAACGACGTCTTTCTTTAAGACCGTGCAAAGCGCGGTTTTGGGGTGCTACGTACTCATTGGGGGAGTGTTCTGTAGCGCCTTTGCGGAGCCTTCGGGTGATTCCCTGGAGGATGTTTCTGTTATTTCGGCAAAGCCTGTAGCTGTAGATGATGCGACCCCTGTGCAGGACCTGGGTTTGTCCGATGTGGTAGGTGAAGTTCCCGCGATTCAGACGCGAAACGCCAGTTACACTGAAATTACTGCTGCCGCATGGGAAGGCAAGTCGCTTACCGCTGCGGATTTGCTTGCGACACTGCCGGGAATCCAGTCGTACAAGCAGGGCGGGCTTGGGAGCTTTCAGACCGTTTCGGTTCGTGGAATTGCGGCCCGTAACATTCTGATTTGTGTAGACGGAGTGCCCTTGAACGATGCAAGTGGCGGTGCGGTGAATTTGGCGTCTGTAGACCTGAACCAGATGGAAAAGATTGAGGTTTACAAGAACAATGTGCCTGCAAAGTTCGGTGTATCGGGTTTGGGGGGCGCCATCAATTTCGTGACGAAAAACGCCGTGAAAAAGGGTGGACGTGTTTTAGCGGCCTACGGTAACCACAATACGTGGGAGGGCTCGTTTCAGGTGGCTGCTCCTGTGACCGACAGCATTATGTTCGCCTCGTCTTTTGCGACAAGGCATTCTGACAACGACTATGAGTATCTAAATCGTAATGGCACGCAATACAACGACGATGACGATTACATGGCGACTCGCGAGAATGCCCAGTATACCGATGTGTCTGGAAACGTCCAGTTCCGCATGTTGCACGGGAACGGCTATTTTTCAACGTTGTCCGTAACTGCTTCGCGTTTTGAAGGGGGAAACCCCGGTAAAGAAGAGCAGCAAACGAAAGTGGCTAAGTTTGTAGGGGAGTCGGCTCTCATTCGTTATGGTCTTGAGTCAGACAGTTACTTTGATGATAGGCTTTTCTTGTACGGAGGCCTTTCTGCGCGGGTCGATAAGAATTTGTCGAGTGCCTATTATCCGTTAGATCATATCGGTTACGGCAACAACCGCTTTATGGAATATGGTGCTGCCACTTATAAAGTTGTTCCTGAAATTTCGGCTGATTTTACGCCTATAGAACGCTTGAAAGGCTCTGCTCGTATTGCGGGGGAATGGGAACGAGCCGAGGCGCGAGGCGATTCTAAGGAATGGTCGCTGGATCGGTGGACTTTGATGGGCTCCGGTGATTTGTATTACCAAATATTTAAGTACGGTGGCTTGGGCGGCGAAGGCTCTGTCCAATTCTTGAAAGATGAATTGAACGATGGCGTTTTTGTGCAACCTTCCGGGTCGCATTTTCTAGAAGATGCGGCTGATCGCGAAGCCACTTTTGCGGGAAGGTTTTATACGCGCTTGGGTGCTTCCGAATCGCCTTTGACAGGAGAAGTTTCGATAGGACGCTTTTACCAGCAGCCCGCCTTGATGGAACTTTATGGAACATTCCCCGGCGCATTATCAAATCCGAACCTCAAACGTGAAAAGGCGACTAAATTTGAGGCGGCAGGGCTTTACAAATTCCCCGGGAAACATACAACGCTTCGTGCGGCGTATTTTGAGTCGCATATACAAGATGGAATTTGTTGGGTTATTTCGGTGGAACTTTTGCGCGCCGAAAATGTGGCTCGGTCACTTGTGCGCGGTGCGGAATTTGAACTCAATAGCAGCCCTTCAAAATTCTTGGATGTGCTGTTGCGGGCGACCTTCCAAAAAACAGAAGACCGGAGCAATTCTAATACGTATCATGGTAATATGCTTCCTGGTGAGCCTGCACGCGACTATTTTGCCGAGGCGACACTCCACTTGCCGCTGCATTTTGATTTTGCGTGGACTTCGCAGTGGCGAAGCGTAATATATAGTGATCGAGCGAATAAGATGGATCAGCCTGCCGTGGCAACACACCGAGCAAATCTTGCGTATTATCCGTTCGATAAAACCCGTTTGACTTTTACCGTGGATAATATTACCGACGAAAAGTATCGAAATTTCTATACGCCCTTCCCTATGCCTGGGCGAGAATACAAGTTCACAATCATACAGGGGTTCTAG
- a CDS encoding DUF6588 family protein translates to MKKLFLAAFMMGAAAASAMDNSGWATEFESMSAFDSRYGNRSGYVKPIIDNLGNVLNSNWYASASVPQSFTFEAGLPISIIPIGDDDKTYDGKPTIFGDHGNPEAPSDTIYGSKTLNGLGVFTYPYLQMGASFYHFRAVLRMMYLPSISELRKFSLFGIGFQYSFGHLFQYMLPKAAQPFDVSIVYGYNTSSIGYRPDGFDGKLGLDISTHNFSFVFGYKPVNFFEVMMSLGYQSAEMLSYGELYHTDPYINFRKDEIYPDITVKGNNGFRFGIAIALQISSLHPVLGYDYAGKSSFTTNVLYFRQQFGKDKTPDEIAKDKGYVRGGNVKTQSSETEAPVEQASTIEETPTETPEAPAAEESSAETSNDDSFNEE, encoded by the coding sequence ATGAAAAAGCTATTTCTCGCAGCATTTATGATGGGAGCCGCAGCAGCATCCGCTATGGACAATAGCGGCTGGGCCACTGAATTTGAGTCTATGTCCGCGTTCGACAGCCGATACGGCAATCGTTCCGGTTACGTCAAGCCCATTATTGACAACCTAGGCAATGTACTCAACAGCAACTGGTACGCAAGTGCCTCTGTGCCGCAGAGTTTCACCTTTGAAGCGGGTCTCCCAATTTCGATTATTCCCATTGGTGATGACGACAAGACCTACGACGGCAAGCCGACCATCTTTGGTGACCACGGCAACCCCGAAGCCCCCTCCGACACCATTTACGGTAGCAAGACCCTGAACGGTCTCGGCGTATTCACCTACCCCTACCTGCAAATGGGGGCGAGTTTCTACCACTTCAGAGCCGTACTCCGCATGATGTATCTGCCCTCCATCAGCGAGCTCCGCAAATTCAGCCTGTTCGGCATCGGATTTCAGTACAGCTTCGGACACTTGTTCCAGTACATGCTCCCGAAAGCCGCCCAACCGTTCGACGTGAGCATCGTTTACGGCTACAACACCAGCAGCATCGGCTACCGTCCCGACGGATTCGATGGCAAACTGGGTCTCGATATTTCCACACACAACTTCTCGTTCGTTTTCGGTTACAAGCCCGTCAACTTCTTTGAAGTCATGATGTCGCTTGGCTACCAGAGCGCCGAAATGCTGTCTTACGGTGAACTCTATCACACCGACCCTTACATCAACTTCAGAAAAGACGAAATCTACCCTGACATTACCGTCAAGGGTAACAACGGATTCCGTTTCGGCATTGCAATCGCCTTGCAGATCAGCTCGCTCCACCCGGTTCTCGGCTACGATTACGCCGGCAAGTCCAGCTTCACGACTAACGTACTCTACTTTAGACAGCAATTCGGCAAGGACAAGACTCCCGACGAAATTGCCAAGGATAAGGGGTATGTCCGCGGCGGGAACGTGAAAACGCAATCCAGCGAAACCGAAGCCCCGGTAGAACAAGCCTCCACCATAGAAGAAACTCCGACTGAAACGCCCGAAGCACCTGCAGCAGAAGAAAGTTCAGCAGAAACCTCTAACGACGACTCTTTTAACGAGGAATAA